In a single window of the Hoyosella subflava DQS3-9A1 genome:
- the rpsO gene encoding 30S ribosomal protein S15: MALDTQTKKDVLKEYGLHESDTGSPEAQVALLTKRIIGLTEHLKEHKHDHHSRRGLLLLVGRRRRLLKYLQQVDIQRYRSLIERLGLRR, translated from the coding sequence GTGGCACTGGATACCCAGACGAAGAAGGACGTTCTCAAGGAGTATGGACTCCACGAGAGCGACACCGGATCCCCCGAGGCACAGGTCGCGCTTCTCACGAAGCGCATCATTGGCCTCACTGAGCACCTCAAAGAGCACAAGCACGATCACCACTCGCGTCGTGGCCTGCTGTTGCTCGTCGGTCGTCGCCGGCGGCTGCTCAAGTACTTGCAGCAGGTCGACATTCAGCGGTACCGCTCGCTGATCGAGCGTCTTGGCCTGCGCCGCTGA